DNA sequence from the Thermodesulfobacteriota bacterium genome:
CTTCAATCTTCTTTTCCTTTTCTCTTCAGAAAAGAATTTGATTTGGAAAATGCAACTGCCCATCAATTAGAGGATGAATTTAAAAACGTGGGGGCTGGGGGTGGGACCATCCGAAAATGCGTCAAATTTTTCATAGAAGCCGCTAAAGATGCACATATCGCTATATCGCCCTATATTCTGAAGGCGAAGCATGGGACTAAAAATTCTGTAGTGAAGAGTAAACCAAAAAAAAGGAAAACATTTAAGCGAACTCCTGAGAGTGAACCTTCTCCCCCTGAGCAGAGTAAACAGGTTGAATGGCCACAACTACTATTATCAAAATTCCCAAGTTTTGACCCTGATTGGTCAGATGAAGTCAAAGCAAAATGGTTCGATGCATTCGATCAATTGATGAAAAGAGGGGAAAAAGAGAGTGCGGAAAATGAATAGAAGAAAGGAGGTGAGCAGGAATGGAAGGGGTTATAAACGAATAAACCCTACTGGCAGGTAGGGTTTATTCGTAACAACAGGGGGCCTTGATGAGAAGGCCCAAGTGCTATTAACTACAGCTAAAATTATAGCATCTGGAAAATTTCTTGTCAAGGCCCTACTCCAAAAGGA
Encoded proteins:
- a CDS encoding DUF5343 domain-containing protein, translating into MKKENSQSHAKTGVPPYIPYKTFRNFIGSLQQGVPSRIDRSLMGTMSGGLQQQLLAALKYLRLITEKGGSTEQLTRLVKSEGAERQKNLTEILQSSFPFLFRKEFDLENATAHQLEDEFKNVGAGGGTIRKCVKFFIEAAKDAHIAISPYILKAKHGTKNSVVKSKPKKRKTFKRTPESEPSPPEQSKQVEWPQLLLSKFPSFDPDWSDEVKAKWFDAFDQLMKRGEKESAENE